Proteins encoded together in one Thalassotalea crassostreae window:
- the dapA gene encoding 4-hydroxy-tetrahydrodipicolinate synthase, whose protein sequence is MTTAHIDINNFALWTALITPFHPDGSVDYESLQKVVKQQESAGNAILICGSTGEGLAIEQNEQYEIVKFVCNMQPSVPLMVAIAGSNLPAQKAWIEQCNELPIHAYLAVCPIYAKPGVIGQTQWFETLLDASQHPVMIYNVPSRCGTGIPVETVRNIGNHKNLWAMKEASGDINEFLKYAEAAPKMRIYSGEDPLMPYLASAGAVGLVSVCANVWPKATNLYVEKSLTVRSFELFSVWYTATNALFEAANPIPVKVLMHQQGMIASPTLRAPLTHLELTSKTGINAADEAISEWYQQKS, encoded by the coding sequence ATGACAACCGCCCACATCGATATAAATAACTTTGCCCTTTGGACTGCTTTAATTACTCCATTTCATCCGGATGGTAGTGTTGATTATGAATCATTGCAAAAAGTCGTAAAGCAGCAGGAGTCTGCAGGTAACGCAATTTTAATATGTGGCAGTACCGGCGAAGGTTTGGCGATTGAGCAAAATGAGCAGTATGAAATAGTAAAGTTTGTTTGCAACATGCAGCCAAGCGTACCACTAATGGTTGCAATTGCGGGTTCTAATTTACCTGCGCAAAAAGCTTGGATTGAGCAATGTAATGAATTACCTATTCATGCCTACCTTGCTGTATGCCCAATTTATGCCAAACCTGGTGTTATTGGTCAAACCCAATGGTTTGAGACTTTGCTTGATGCATCGCAGCATCCGGTTATGATCTACAACGTGCCTTCTCGCTGTGGAACCGGCATTCCTGTAGAAACGGTTCGAAACATCGGCAACCATAAAAATCTATGGGCGATGAAGGAAGCGAGTGGTGATATCAATGAATTTTTAAAATATGCTGAAGCGGCACCTAAGATGCGTATATACTCTGGTGAAGACCCGTTAATGCCGTATTTAGCCTCAGCAGGTGCTGTTGGTTTAGTCTCTGTCTGCGCCAATGTTTGGCCAAAAGCAACCAATTTATATGTTGAGAAGTCATTAACTGTAAGAAGTTTTGAGCTATTTTCGGTTTGGTATACCGCTACTAATGCTTTATTTGAAGCGGCTAACCCAATTCCAGTCAAGGTATTGATGCACCAGCAGGGAATGATCGCCTCTCCAACTTTGCGCGCACCATTGACGCACTTAGAATTAACCTCAAAAACTGGTATCAATGCGGCAGATGAAGCGATCAGTGAGTGGTATCAACAAAAATCATAA
- a CDS encoding methyltransferase, whose protein sequence is MSLSNPTQLLLRNADLLKADAPLVVNCPDSGLISELVAINAHQNISCYNVNYAEHQALSKKFSALDCQFSAHYQSTQLHDLVIIYFPKSKKEFNFLLAMLTPIISDNGIILVVGENKGGVKSAAKLSKEHVVRCDKVDSARHCLLVEAIFNNQRREFNLDSWFEQFSVEIAATTITVASLPGVFSNGELDKGTRLLLENLPKSINGKVLDFGCGAGVIGSYVKKRYQGTNIEMLDVNALAIASAKRTLTLNGLEGKVFASDSLSNVSGQYNTVISNPPFHQGIKTNYHATESFLKGIKGHIAKNGSLTIVANNFLRYAPIIKAEIAEPQLLINSQGFAIHHCQKQ, encoded by the coding sequence ATGTCATTATCAAACCCTACACAACTATTATTACGCAATGCAGATTTGCTAAAAGCAGATGCACCACTTGTGGTAAATTGTCCTGATAGTGGATTGATTTCTGAACTCGTTGCAATAAATGCGCACCAGAATATTAGCTGCTATAACGTTAATTATGCTGAACACCAGGCATTATCGAAGAAGTTCTCCGCTCTTGATTGCCAGTTTAGTGCCCACTACCAATCAACTCAATTACATGATCTAGTAATTATTTACTTTCCAAAATCAAAGAAAGAATTTAACTTTTTGTTGGCAATGCTTACACCAATCATCAGTGACAACGGTATTATATTAGTTGTTGGAGAAAACAAAGGTGGTGTTAAATCCGCAGCAAAACTTAGTAAAGAGCATGTAGTACGTTGCGATAAAGTAGACAGTGCAAGACATTGCTTATTAGTTGAAGCTATTTTTAACAATCAGCGCAGAGAATTTAATCTTGATTCCTGGTTCGAACAATTTTCCGTAGAAATCGCAGCAACCACAATTACCGTAGCAAGCTTACCCGGTGTATTTAGTAATGGTGAGTTAGATAAAGGCACTCGTTTGCTGCTTGAGAATCTGCCGAAATCGATTAATGGCAAGGTGCTCGATTTTGGTTGTGGCGCTGGAGTAATCGGCAGTTATGTGAAAAAACGATACCAAGGCACCAATATAGAGATGCTCGATGTTAATGCATTAGCGATTGCTAGTGCGAAACGAACTCTGACTCTAAATGGTCTTGAAGGAAAAGTATTTGCCTCGGACAGCTTAAGCAATGTCAGCGGACAATATAATACCGTCATATCAAACCCGCCATTTCATCAAGGTATAAAGACCAATTACCATGCCACAGAGAGTTTCTTAAAGGGCATCAAAGGCCATATTGCTAAAAACGGAAGCCTGACAATAGTCGCCAACAATTTTTTACGTTATGCACCAATCATCAAAGCTGAAATTGCCGAACCTCAATTACTCATCAATAGCCAAGGCTTTGCGATTCATCATTGTCAAAAGCAGTAG
- the arcA gene encoding two-component system response regulator ArcA, which produces MTTQANILIVEDEEVTRLNLKNLFDAEGYNTLVAANGEQMAQKLQGNDIDLVLMDINLPGKNGLLLARELLEKDDTGLIFITGRDSDVDKVLGLEIGADDYITKPFNPRELTIRVRNLLKRVQHTDGAEKVTDNELISFNEWKLDPNSRRMTSPAGETFPIPRGEYRALRLLMARSGQIVTRQELIQEMTGRDLRENDRTVDVTIRRLRKHFETDTASPEFINTIHGEGYRFVGSLNA; this is translated from the coding sequence ATGACAACCCAAGCTAACATTTTAATAGTTGAAGACGAAGAAGTAACACGCTTAAATCTTAAGAATTTATTTGACGCTGAAGGTTACAACACTCTTGTTGCAGCTAATGGCGAGCAAATGGCTCAAAAATTACAAGGTAATGATATTGACTTGGTATTAATGGATATCAACTTACCAGGTAAAAACGGCCTATTGTTAGCACGTGAGTTATTAGAGAAAGATGATACTGGTTTAATTTTTATCACCGGTCGCGATAGCGATGTAGATAAAGTATTAGGTCTAGAAATCGGTGCAGACGACTACATAACTAAGCCATTCAACCCACGTGAATTAACAATCCGTGTTCGTAACTTATTGAAACGTGTACAACACACAGACGGCGCTGAAAAAGTAACTGATAACGAGTTAATCAGCTTCAATGAATGGAAGTTGGACCCTAATTCGCGTCGTATGACTTCGCCAGCAGGTGAAACGTTCCCAATCCCTCGTGGTGAGTACCGTGCTTTACGCCTATTAATGGCAAGATCAGGACAAATTGTTACTCGTCAGGAATTAATTCAAGAAATGACTGGTCGTGATTTACGTGAAAATGACCGTACCGTTGACGTGACTATCCGTCGCTTACGTAAGCATTTTGAAACAGACACAGCTAGCCCAGAATTTATTAACACAATTCACGGCGAAGGTTACCGTTTTGTTGGTTCATTGAACGCTTAG
- a CDS encoding Hpt domain-containing protein has translation MPILNKALIEQYRDALGNDVFLETINLYVEQSAIYLEQLAQSTKDKDYKYWQESCHILKSASGNSGLEQVFKKVADLEYSKEEFSQLEKQLAELSELNEIGIREIKQFLQQ, from the coding sequence GTGCCAATACTAAACAAAGCATTGATTGAGCAATATCGAGATGCTTTAGGCAATGACGTGTTTTTAGAAACGATTAATTTATACGTCGAGCAATCAGCGATATATCTTGAGCAGTTAGCACAATCAACTAAAGACAAAGACTATAAATATTGGCAAGAAAGTTGCCACATCTTAAAGTCGGCATCGGGTAATTCAGGTTTAGAGCAAGTCTTTAAAAAAGTGGCAGATTTGGAGTACAGCAAAGAAGAATTTAGCCAATTAGAAAAACAGCTAGCAGAATTGAGCGAGCTTAATGAAATTGGTATTCGAGAAATTAAACAATTTCTTCAACAATAG
- the folE2 gene encoding GTP cyclohydrolase FolE2, with protein sequence MPTSMPDIANHTTAQTEGTLDRVGMGNIEMPVMVAAKDEAERIVSAHIDAFVNLKEPKAKGIHMSRLFLLLDDLACNNTLNYQSLVALLNEFISSHHDLSDTAYVKFHFDYPMRREALISGKQGWRIYPVTIIGKLEKGQFDIELCVDIAYSSTCPCSAALARQLIQQSFSDKFAAADVVDKDVVHQWLGTTEGIVATPHSQRSIAEIKVKLNSLVNTFPITDIVDTVEAALQTPVQAAVKREDEQEFARLNGQNLMFCEDAARRVQHAMNLIEGYDDFWVKINHLESLHAHDAVAVTTKGVENGYKP encoded by the coding sequence ATGCCGACATCAATGCCAGATATCGCCAACCACACCACGGCTCAAACCGAGGGAACTCTAGATAGAGTAGGTATGGGGAATATTGAAATGCCCGTGATGGTTGCAGCAAAAGATGAAGCTGAACGTATTGTTTCTGCCCATATCGATGCATTTGTAAATCTAAAAGAGCCAAAAGCAAAAGGCATTCATATGTCTCGTTTGTTTTTATTGCTTGATGATTTAGCGTGTAATAACACCCTTAACTACCAATCATTAGTCGCCTTACTTAATGAGTTCATTAGTTCTCATCACGATTTAAGTGATACAGCATATGTGAAATTCCATTTTGATTACCCAATGCGTCGTGAAGCGCTTATTAGCGGCAAGCAAGGCTGGCGCATCTACCCAGTAACCATCATTGGTAAATTAGAGAAAGGACAGTTTGATATTGAACTATGTGTAGATATCGCTTACTCATCGACTTGTCCATGTTCTGCGGCGCTTGCCAGACAGCTGATTCAGCAATCGTTCAGTGACAAATTTGCTGCTGCTGATGTTGTCGACAAAGACGTTGTTCATCAATGGTTGGGGACAACAGAAGGGATTGTTGCTACACCGCACTCGCAGCGCTCAATCGCCGAAATAAAAGTGAAACTTAACTCTTTAGTTAATACTTTCCCAATTACAGATATCGTTGATACAGTTGAAGCGGCATTACAAACACCTGTACAAGCAGCGGTTAAACGAGAAGATGAGCAAGAATTTGCTCGTTTGAATGGACAAAACCTAATGTTTTGTGAAGACGCTGCACGTCGCGTACAACACGCAATGAATTTAATTGAAGGTTACGATGACTTTTGGGTAAAAATAAACCACCTTGAATCATTGCATGCCCATGATGCAGTAGCGGTAACGACAAAAGGCGTTGAAAACGGTTACAAACCTTAG
- the gltB gene encoding glutamate synthase large subunit codes for MQLFDPNFQKDNCGFGLIAHQQGEKSHKLIKTAISALDRMQHRGGINSDGKTGDGCGLLMQKPDGFFRAIADEKNWVLSSKYAVGTIFLNQDDELAAVTRNILENELEQETLEVVGWREVPVNTNVLGPIAQGNLPKIEHLFVNCPSGWRNQDFERRLYMARRRAEKKIEDSKFYIASLSCLVTIYKGLVMPKDLPNFYLDLADIRMQSAICVFHQRFSTNTSPQWHLAQPFRYLAHNGEINTISGNRQWSRARTYRFKTPLIPDLLEAAPFVNESGSDSSSLDNMLELFLAGGMDLYRGMRLLMPPAWQNNPAMDDDLKAFYEFNSMHMEPWDGPAGIVMTNGRHVACNLDRNGLRPARYVRTRDGFITLASEVGIWDYGEDEVIEKGRVGPGEMLSVDTYTGELLKSKDIDDELKKRHPYRKWLDSNIRHLVPFEKLDAELVGQRVFDDQEMAQYQKMFNFSYEEIQQVIKAMAENSQEATGSMGDDTPMAVLSSKSRSLFDYFRQQFAQVTNPPIDPLRERYVMSLGTCIGREHNVFNETTGHADRIQFDTPILMYTGIKQLRELDSEHYRSDTISLNYLPSEGLKEAVMRICNEAEQLVREQGTVILILSDRDIAPNKLPIPAAMAVGAVQKRLVDSNLRCDSNIVVETASARDPHQFAVLLGLGATAIYPFMAYETIEVLVENKQIDVPAKQALQNYRNAINKGLLKILSKMGISTIASYRCAGLYEVIGLNQEIMELCFPGIPSRIQGSNFSDIEQDLINLSRKAWLPHQKMTHGGLLKYVHGEEYHCFNPDVVSSLQRSVQTGTYADYKVYADAVNTRPAATLRDLIGLKSDTDGINIDDVEDSSEMYKRFDSAAMSIGALSPEAHEALAIAMNHLGGSSNSGEGGEDASRFGTVRNSRIKQIASGRFGVTPHYLVNADVLQIKVAQGAKPGEGGQLPGDKVTPLIAKLRYSVPGVTLISPPPHHDIYSIEDLAQLIFDLKQVNPKCIVSVKLVSGPGVGTIASGVAKAYADFITISGYDGGTGASPLTSVKYAGCPWEIGLAEAHQALVENGLRHKVRLQVDGGLKTGLDIVKAAILGAESFGFGTAPMVALGCKFLRICHLNNCATGIATQDQLLRDEYFKGLPEQVMNYFRFVAQEVREIMAELGVKQLTDLIGRTDLLEPLQGITAKQQKLDLSSIIAPVKASDDTALFNSERNEPFDKAVLNNKILKETQTAISNKSGGEFHFSTQNTDRSVGALISGQIALLHGNQGMASAPIHLHLTGTVGQSFACFNAGGLNITLTGDANDYVGKGMAGGTINIMPPKGVTYQTHLTPIMGNTCLYGATGGHLYAAGCAGERFAVRNSGCHAVIEGAGDHACEYMTGGIVTFLGKVGLNFGAGMTGGFAYVLDEDNNLDSCINGESIEIVELTDLTIHQEHLRGIINHHLEQTNSPRAQYILENFSEFASKFKLIKPTATDVKTLLGHRSRSSAELRVQAQ; via the coding sequence ATGCAATTGTTTGACCCAAATTTTCAGAAAGATAACTGTGGTTTCGGCTTAATCGCTCATCAGCAAGGTGAGAAGAGCCACAAGTTAATAAAAACGGCAATCTCTGCGCTTGATCGTATGCAACACCGTGGCGGTATTAACTCCGACGGTAAAACAGGCGACGGTTGTGGTTTATTAATGCAAAAACCTGATGGATTTTTTCGCGCTATTGCGGACGAAAAAAACTGGGTTTTAAGTAGTAAATATGCTGTAGGTACTATCTTTTTAAACCAAGATGATGAACTGGCAGCTGTAACTAGAAATATCCTTGAGAACGAACTAGAGCAAGAAACATTAGAGGTTGTTGGCTGGCGCGAAGTACCTGTAAATACTAACGTGTTAGGTCCGATAGCTCAGGGTAATTTACCAAAAATTGAACACCTATTTGTAAATTGCCCGTCTGGCTGGCGCAATCAAGATTTTGAACGCCGCTTATATATGGCAAGACGCCGTGCTGAAAAGAAAATTGAGGACAGCAAGTTTTACATTGCTAGCTTATCTTGTTTAGTTACGATTTATAAAGGCTTGGTAATGCCTAAAGATTTACCAAATTTTTATCTGGATTTAGCTGATATTCGTATGCAATCAGCAATTTGTGTATTCCATCAGCGCTTCTCGACAAACACATCTCCGCAATGGCACTTAGCACAACCATTTCGTTATTTAGCTCATAATGGTGAAATCAATACCATTAGTGGTAATCGTCAATGGAGCCGTGCAAGAACTTACCGTTTCAAAACTCCGTTAATACCAGATTTGCTCGAAGCAGCACCGTTTGTAAATGAATCAGGCTCTGACTCTTCCTCATTAGATAACATGTTAGAGCTATTCCTTGCCGGTGGTATGGATTTATACCGTGGTATGCGTTTATTAATGCCGCCGGCATGGCAGAACAACCCAGCGATGGATGACGACTTAAAAGCGTTCTATGAATTTAACTCTATGCACATGGAACCTTGGGATGGTCCTGCCGGCATTGTAATGACGAATGGGCGTCATGTTGCCTGTAACTTGGACCGAAATGGTCTGCGCCCTGCTCGTTATGTTCGTACCCGTGATGGTTTTATTACCCTAGCATCGGAAGTTGGCATTTGGGATTACGGTGAAGATGAAGTCATTGAAAAAGGTCGAGTGGGACCTGGTGAGATGCTTTCTGTCGATACCTATACCGGTGAACTTTTAAAATCAAAAGATATTGATGACGAATTAAAGAAACGTCATCCGTACCGAAAATGGCTCGATAGTAATATTCGACATTTAGTACCGTTCGAAAAACTTGACGCTGAACTGGTTGGTCAACGTGTGTTTGATGATCAAGAAATGGCGCAATATCAAAAGATGTTTAATTTCTCTTACGAAGAAATTCAACAAGTAATTAAGGCGATGGCTGAAAACTCTCAAGAGGCGACTGGCTCTATGGGTGATGATACGCCAATGGCGGTATTATCGAGTAAATCTCGTAGTCTGTTTGATTATTTCCGCCAACAATTTGCACAAGTGACAAACCCACCTATTGACCCATTACGTGAACGTTACGTTATGTCATTGGGTACCTGTATTGGTCGTGAGCATAACGTATTTAATGAGACCACAGGTCACGCTGATCGCATTCAATTTGATACGCCTATCTTAATGTACACAGGTATTAAGCAATTGCGCGAACTCGATAGTGAACATTACCGTAGTGACACTATTAGCTTAAATTACCTACCTAGCGAAGGCTTGAAAGAAGCCGTAATGCGCATATGTAATGAAGCGGAACAGCTGGTTCGAGAGCAAGGAACGGTTATTCTAATTTTAAGCGACCGCGATATTGCTCCGAACAAATTACCTATCCCTGCGGCTATGGCTGTTGGTGCAGTGCAAAAACGATTGGTTGATTCTAACTTACGTTGTGATTCTAATATTGTTGTAGAAACTGCCTCAGCAAGAGATCCACATCAGTTTGCTGTATTACTCGGTTTAGGTGCAACTGCTATATATCCATTTATGGCTTATGAAACCATCGAAGTATTAGTGGAAAACAAACAAATTGATGTACCAGCTAAACAAGCACTACAAAATTACCGTAACGCCATTAATAAAGGCTTACTAAAGATTTTATCGAAAATGGGGATATCGACTATCGCCAGTTATCGATGTGCCGGCTTATATGAAGTTATCGGTTTGAATCAAGAGATTATGGAATTGTGTTTCCCTGGTATTCCTAGTCGAATTCAAGGTAGTAACTTTAGCGATATTGAACAAGATCTGATTAACCTTTCTCGTAAAGCGTGGTTACCACATCAAAAAATGACGCACGGTGGTTTATTAAAATATGTACACGGTGAAGAATATCATTGCTTTAATCCAGATGTGGTGTCTAGCCTACAACGTTCTGTGCAAACAGGAACTTATGCAGATTACAAGGTTTATGCAGATGCTGTAAATACTCGTCCAGCTGCGACTTTACGTGACTTGATTGGTTTAAAATCTGATACTGACGGCATCAATATTGATGATGTTGAAGATAGCAGTGAAATGTACAAACGTTTTGATAGTGCAGCGATGAGTATTGGTGCATTAAGCCCTGAAGCACACGAAGCACTGGCGATTGCAATGAATCACCTTGGGGGTAGTTCAAATTCAGGAGAAGGTGGCGAAGATGCAAGCCGTTTCGGTACCGTTAGAAACTCAAGAATTAAACAAATCGCATCTGGTCGATTTGGCGTTACACCACATTACTTAGTCAATGCTGATGTACTACAAATTAAGGTGGCACAAGGCGCAAAACCTGGCGAAGGGGGACAATTACCAGGCGATAAAGTTACGCCATTGATTGCTAAACTTCGCTATTCAGTTCCAGGTGTAACTTTAATTTCACCACCGCCACATCATGATATTTATTCGATTGAAGATTTAGCCCAGCTAATTTTCGATTTAAAACAAGTCAATCCTAAATGTATTGTTTCAGTTAAATTAGTAAGTGGCCCAGGTGTTGGTACTATTGCTTCTGGTGTCGCGAAAGCTTACGCTGATTTCATTACAATTTCTGGTTACGACGGTGGCACTGGTGCGAGTCCATTAACATCGGTTAAATATGCAGGTTGTCCGTGGGAAATCGGTTTAGCCGAAGCTCATCAAGCACTTGTTGAAAATGGCTTACGTCATAAAGTTAGATTACAGGTCGATGGTGGTTTAAAAACTGGCCTTGATATTGTGAAAGCAGCAATATTAGGAGCTGAAAGCTTCGGTTTTGGTACCGCACCTATGGTCGCTTTAGGTTGTAAATTCTTAAGAATTTGTCACTTAAACAACTGTGCAACAGGCATTGCAACTCAAGATCAATTATTGCGTGATGAATACTTTAAGGGTTTACCTGAACAAGTAATGAATTACTTCCGTTTTGTCGCTCAAGAAGTGCGTGAGATTATGGCAGAGCTAGGTGTTAAGCAACTTACTGACTTGATCGGTCGCACTGATTTGTTAGAGCCTTTACAAGGTATAACTGCTAAGCAGCAAAAACTTGATTTATCATCTATTATCGCTCCTGTTAAAGCTTCAGATGACACTGCATTATTTAACAGTGAACGTAATGAGCCATTTGATAAGGCGGTTTTGAACAACAAGATATTGAAAGAAACTCAAACAGCTATCTCAAATAAGTCTGGTGGTGAATTCCATTTCAGCACACAAAATACTGATCGTTCAGTAGGTGCATTAATCTCTGGTCAAATTGCTTTATTGCACGGTAATCAAGGAATGGCGTCTGCGCCGATTCACTTGCACTTAACCGGTACTGTGGGCCAATCATTTGCCTGTTTTAACGCTGGCGGTTTAAACATTACCCTAACTGGTGATGCCAACGATTACGTCGGTAAAGGTATGGCTGGTGGTACTATCAACATAATGCCACCAAAAGGTGTCACATACCAAACGCATCTTACACCGATTATGGGTAACACCTGTTTATACGGCGCGACTGGCGGTCATTTATATGCAGCGGGTTGTGCAGGCGAGCGTTTCGCGGTACGTAACTCAGGTTGTCATGCAGTTATTGAAGGCGCAGGTGATCATGCTTGTGAATATATGACTGGTGGTATCGTTACCTTCCTAGGTAAGGTTGGTCTTAACTTTGGTGCAGGTATGACCGGCGGCTTTGCTTACGTACTTGATGAAGATAATAATTTAGATTCGTGCATTAATGGTGAGTCAATCGAGATTGTTGAGTTAACTGACTTAACTATTCACCAAGAGCATTTGCGCGGTATTATCAATCATCACCTAGAACAAACAAACAGCCCAAGAGCGCAATATATTTTGGAAAACTTTAGTGAATTTGCCAGCAAGTTCAAATTAATTAAACCAACAGCGACAGATGTGAAAACCTTATTAGGCCATCGTAGTCGTTCATCAGCAGAACTTAGAGTTCAGGCACAGTAG
- a CDS encoding FAD-dependent oxidoreductase: MSKNVYQFIDVKRIDPPKKAIDVRKANFVEIYQPLSNEQSAGQADRCLDCGNPYCEWKCPVHNYIPQWLELVTEGKILEAAELCHQTNSLPEMCGRVCPQDRLCESACTLNDEFGAVTIGNIEKYITDTAFAQGWTPDLSHVIDTGKKVAVIGAGPAGLACADVLTRNGVKAVVYDKQAEIGGLLTFGIPSFKLEKEVIARRRKIFEGMGIEFKLNINVGVDVSFSDISDEYDAVFLALGTYTDMTGGFENESATGVYNALDYLIANTQNEMGITENAKKFTSFKDKKVVVLGGGDTAMDCVRTAIRQGATDVTCAYRRDKSNMPGSPREVQNAGEEGVNFAFNIQPLDIAIDANGNACGVKFVKTELGEADANGRRSPQPVAGSEFVMDADAVVIAFGFLPSPPQWMIDAGVSIDDRGRVIATENSSFAMQTSKQNIFAGGDMVRGSDLVVTAVDEGRKAAIGILDFVLSEQLIQIQQA; the protein is encoded by the coding sequence ATGAGTAAAAATGTTTATCAATTTATTGACGTAAAGCGCATCGATCCTCCGAAGAAGGCAATTGATGTTCGTAAGGCAAATTTTGTTGAGATTTATCAACCGCTAAGTAACGAACAAAGTGCCGGTCAAGCAGACCGATGTTTAGATTGTGGTAATCCATATTGCGAGTGGAAATGTCCTGTTCACAACTATATTCCACAATGGCTTGAATTAGTTACTGAAGGGAAGATTTTAGAAGCAGCTGAGCTGTGCCATCAAACTAATTCATTGCCAGAAATGTGTGGACGTGTTTGCCCGCAAGATAGGCTATGTGAATCAGCATGTACGCTAAATGATGAATTTGGCGCGGTAACTATCGGTAATATTGAAAAGTACATTACCGATACTGCTTTTGCTCAAGGTTGGACACCCGATTTATCACACGTAATCGATACCGGTAAAAAAGTCGCGGTTATTGGCGCTGGACCTGCGGGTCTAGCCTGTGCTGACGTGCTAACCCGTAACGGTGTTAAAGCCGTTGTTTATGACAAGCAAGCTGAAATCGGTGGCCTTCTAACTTTTGGTATTCCATCATTTAAGCTTGAAAAAGAAGTCATCGCCCGTCGTCGTAAAATTTTCGAAGGTATGGGTATTGAATTTAAACTCAATATTAACGTTGGCGTAGATGTAAGCTTTAGTGACATTAGCGATGAGTATGACGCCGTCTTCCTTGCATTGGGTACGTACACAGATATGACCGGTGGCTTTGAAAATGAAAGTGCAACTGGTGTTTATAATGCATTAGATTATTTGATTGCCAATACTCAAAACGAGATGGGCATCACTGAAAACGCGAAAAAGTTTACTAGCTTTAAAGACAAAAAAGTTGTCGTTTTAGGTGGTGGTGATACAGCGATGGATTGTGTTCGAACCGCTATTCGTCAAGGTGCAACAGATGTAACTTGTGCTTACCGTCGTGATAAAAGCAATATGCCTGGTTCACCACGAGAAGTCCAAAACGCCGGTGAAGAAGGTGTAAACTTTGCATTTAACATTCAGCCGTTAGACATTGCTATTGATGCAAATGGTAATGCTTGTGGCGTTAAGTTTGTTAAAACTGAACTTGGTGAAGCAGACGCAAATGGTCGCCGCTCTCCACAACCTGTAGCTGGCAGTGAATTTGTGATGGACGCTGATGCTGTTGTTATCGCTTTTGGCTTCCTACCAAGCCCACCACAATGGATGATTGATGCTGGTGTATCAATTGATGACAGAGGTCGCGTAATAGCTACTGAAAACTCAAGCTTTGCCATGCAAACTAGCAAGCAAAACATTTTTGCTGGTGGTGATATGGTTCGTGGCTCTGACTTAGTTGTTACCGCAGTTGATGAAGGCCGTAAAGCAGCCATCGGTATTCTTGACTTTGTTCTTTCTGAACAGTTAATACAGATACAACAGGCATAA
- a CDS encoding HAD-IIB family hydrolase: MDSQFIISTDLDGTLLDHHTYKYNKAVPALEYCDEQNIPIIFNTSKTFSETEKLCKQLDIIHPFIIENGSALYIPKDYFPTIEDESVPCYDAGDYWLFKFGLNRNEILSRLVTFKSSHDFEFKGFSQYSSHELAKLTGLTLTQAIQAQERQFSEPINWLGTEEQLSNFKKLISLFGLNAIRGGRFVHVQGKSDKSKPLMFLKSLYQRFHNTSQKLIALGDGDNDKDMLNCADIAIVIKSPTHERLIISEHKHLIRSKYIGPEGWNDSVMSLLEPVN; the protein is encoded by the coding sequence TTGGATAGTCAATTTATCATAAGCACAGATCTCGACGGCACTTTACTAGATCATCACACTTACAAATATAACAAAGCGGTTCCCGCACTTGAGTATTGTGATGAACAAAACATTCCTATCATTTTTAATACCAGTAAAACATTTAGCGAAACAGAGAAACTTTGTAAGCAATTAGATATCATCCACCCTTTTATCATTGAAAATGGTTCAGCCTTATATATTCCAAAGGACTATTTCCCGACAATCGAAGACGAGAGTGTCCCTTGTTATGACGCTGGTGACTACTGGCTGTTTAAATTTGGCTTAAACCGCAATGAAATTTTATCTCGATTAGTCACCTTTAAAAGCAGTCACGACTTCGAGTTTAAAGGATTCTCACAATACTCAAGCCATGAACTTGCCAAGTTAACAGGCTTGACGTTAACACAAGCTATTCAAGCTCAAGAGCGACAGTTCTCAGAGCCAATCAATTGGCTTGGAACAGAAGAGCAGTTATCTAACTTTAAAAAGCTTATTAGTCTATTTGGTTTAAATGCCATTAGAGGCGGTCGCTTTGTCCATGTGCAAGGAAAAAGTGATAAATCAAAGCCCTTGATGTTTTTAAAATCGCTATATCAACGCTTTCATAACACATCACAAAAACTAATCGCATTGGGCGATGGTGATAATGATAAGGACATGCTCAACTGTGCTGACATTGCCATCGTCATTAAATCGCCTACTCACGAAAGATTAATTATTAGTGAACATAAACACTTGATCCGCTCGAAATATATTGGACCAGAAGGCTGGAACGATTCAGTCATGTCTTTATTAGAACCGGTAAATTAG